The following DNA comes from Chloroherpetonaceae bacterium.
GCGGGAATACGACAGCAGGGATACGGTTAAATTCGGTATTGGCAAATTGAAATTTATCTAGCGCGATGTACTTCAAGACAGTACTTTGTTCATTGATATCGCGCACCGTGCTTTCGGTAAGTATTGGATACTTCATTTCACTTTGCAGCACTTCAGTGATTGCGCATAGCGAGCCGGTATCGATGAGGAATCGCCGTTTCTTCCCCCCTAATTCTGCGGTTATAATAATCTTGCCATTTATCGATTCATAAGGCATCTCAGAATAAAAATTCGTTTGTACAACCGATCCTTGATTGTAATCTACCTTTTGTGAAAATGCTGAAATTGACCCTAAGGTGATTAAAAGAAAGAAGCTCCATAACTTGAGGCAATACTCTTTGCGATTCCGATTTTTCATAAGATTATTAGGCTTTATTAAAGTACTTATGAAAATTAAGAGATTGTTTTCTCTTCTCCTTAAACGGGATTCAATTGGTTGTAAAATTCTCGTGGGGTTACAGAGAGAGGAAATTGACCTGCAAATTGAAGTGCCGCTTTCTCTGCATCTTCATTTCGCTCAAACACCCCAAAAACCGCCGAGCCACTGCCTGACATCATTGTATGGGCTGCGCCTAATTCTTTCATCTTTTTTTTAATCATTCCAATTTCGGGATAAGCGGCAATCACAGAGGGTTCAAAATCATTCGCAAAATGCTGAAAGTTGTTTGTAAGTTTTCTTTCGCACAAGGTTTGAAACAAGCGTTTGGTATCGTGGGCGGGCTTAGGAAATTCGAGCTTCAGCGATTGATAGGCCCAAGCCGTTGGAACCAAAACCTTTGGAAAAACGACCAACACGGCAAAAGGAAATTGATTGTCCAAT
Coding sequences within:
- a CDS encoding retropepsin-like aspartic protease, producing the protein MKNRNRKEYCLKLWSFFLLITLGSISAFSQKVDYNQGSVVQTNFYSEMPYESINGKIIITAELGGKKRRFLIDTGSLCAITEVLQSEMKYPILTESTVRDINEQSTVLKYIALDKFQFANTEFNRIPAVVFPQNILSDCFKIDGILGSNLFRLGLLQFNSQKKTIIFTGERSKLNLEGKPKDELKLDEQSGPHIRVDLANGIQDEA